From the Pseudomonas putida genome, one window contains:
- the pvdM gene encoding pyoverdine-tailoring dipeptidase-like protein PvdM: MNTTRLRKAPYLAALALILALAGAAAWYFFIYQPAGYPREVMKHAEDLQERIISFDSHITVPLNFGTEGKEADKDGSGQFDLVKAGRGRLSGAALTIFGWPEIWNGDNAPHRPTAAFVDEARQQQEMRYKILTGMVRDYPNQVAIAYTPADFRRLHGEGKFAIFLSMLNAYPLGHDLNALDTWAARGMRMFGFSYVGNNAWADSSRPLPFLNDTPDAFGGLSPLGEQAVGRLNDLGVIIDVSQMSTLALEDVARLSRAPMVASHSAPRALVDIPRNLSDHELQAIKHSGGVVQVVGFPAYLKPLSQGTLDKLNALRKRFDLQPLNGLANALMPGDAIISIWPEKKFGEYASALYAILDEEPRATVKDMVDAIDYTVRKIGIDHVGIASDFNDGGGVTGWMNVGESRNVTAELIQRGYSDADIAKLWGGNFLRVWEEVQRLAKPGANTQAERG; the protein is encoded by the coding sequence ATGAACACGACACGCTTGCGCAAGGCCCCCTACCTCGCTGCCCTGGCGCTGATCCTCGCGCTTGCGGGCGCGGCGGCTTGGTACTTCTTCATCTACCAGCCCGCTGGCTACCCGCGCGAGGTGATGAAACATGCCGAAGACCTTCAGGAGCGCATCATCTCCTTCGACAGCCACATCACCGTGCCGCTGAACTTCGGCACCGAAGGCAAGGAGGCCGACAAGGATGGCAGCGGCCAGTTCGACCTGGTCAAGGCCGGCCGCGGCCGGCTCTCCGGTGCGGCGCTGACGATCTTCGGCTGGCCGGAGATCTGGAACGGCGACAACGCGCCCCATCGCCCGACCGCTGCCTTCGTCGACGAAGCACGCCAGCAGCAGGAGATGCGCTACAAGATCCTTACCGGCATGGTTCGCGACTACCCCAACCAGGTCGCCATCGCCTACACCCCTGCCGACTTCCGCCGCCTGCACGGCGAAGGCAAGTTCGCGATCTTCCTCAGCATGCTCAATGCCTACCCGCTGGGCCACGACCTCAATGCCCTGGACACCTGGGCCGCCCGCGGCATGCGCATGTTCGGCTTCAGCTACGTGGGCAACAACGCCTGGGCCGACTCTTCGCGCCCGCTGCCGTTCCTCAACGACACCCCCGACGCCTTCGGTGGCCTGTCGCCGCTGGGTGAGCAGGCCGTGGGCCGGCTCAACGACCTTGGCGTGATCATCGACGTGTCGCAGATGTCCACCCTGGCCCTGGAAGACGTTGCCCGCCTGAGCCGCGCGCCGATGGTCGCCTCCCACTCCGCACCGCGTGCGCTGGTGGACATCCCGCGCAACCTCAGCGACCACGAGCTGCAGGCGATCAAGCACAGCGGCGGCGTGGTGCAGGTAGTGGGCTTCCCGGCCTACCTCAAGCCCCTGAGCCAGGGCACCCTGGACAAGCTCAATGCCCTGCGCAAGCGCTTCGACCTGCAACCGCTGAACGGTCTGGCCAACGCCTTGATGCCGGGTGATGCGATCATCTCCATCTGGCCCGAGAAGAAGTTCGGCGAGTACGCCAGCGCGCTCTACGCCATCCTCGACGAAGAGCCCCGCGCCACGGTCAAGGACATGGTCGACGCCATCGACTATACGGTGCGCAAGATCGGCATCGACCATGTCGGCATCGCCTCCGACTTCAACGACGGTGGCGGCGTCACCGGCTGGATGAACGTCGGTGAGTCGCGCAACGTCACCGCCGAGCTGATCCAGCGCGGCTACTCCGATGCCGACATCGCCAAGCTGTGGGGCGGGAACTTCCTGCGTGTGTGGGAAGAAGTGCAGCGCCTGGCCAAGCCCGGTGCCAACACGCAAGCGGAGCGTGGTTGA
- a CDS encoding twin-arginine translocation signal domain-containing protein, whose product MRFSRRGFMVGLAVAGAAGSAAWYARQPADHDEKLKKDEVETPGEATVEAAAGAGVRIGDKLRGIWDVRFSGAEAGLDGLPLEGVQMLLDVGPTGRSLRGFVDVAERLRGSEPPHYRVLGELVAADAGKVRWRLVPVGASAPSHELEATLDEVWASWGNAGTGTLTGRIRRIDRPLLSTEPDNHFVASKRAFPEARQVTPLAPALMAWLNSPEHRLFHQVWHATRDKWHRLDDHKRDGLRGAGWQPGPRDAERGARGRRKHLNGSGEDFFFMHRHMLGHARGLQPDLPNWTQLPLPSPQLEYDRLGFIRYQENHDGNSVPPAWVAADDEELSQWLHGVKAAETFFSNFQVWESQYQDPDYLSRLTLGQFGSEVEMNIHDWLHIRWATVTRDPSNGMPVMGDREQTDYAARWFREENDFLGDPFSSHVNPVFWRFHGWIDDRIEDWYRAHERAHPGEVQRREVNGVSWFAPGRWVQVGDPWLGPMTHGCGGISDAGGGAGEMEVEAMKLALRIAFSGERDVGDLLRRTPRRPWYARHMKLPEGSV is encoded by the coding sequence ATGAGGTTTTCCAGGCGTGGGTTCATGGTGGGGCTGGCGGTAGCCGGTGCGGCGGGGTCGGCAGCGTGGTATGCGCGCCAGCCGGCAGACCACGACGAGAAACTCAAGAAAGACGAGGTCGAGACCCCCGGCGAGGCCACGGTCGAGGCCGCCGCCGGTGCGGGCGTGCGCATCGGTGACAAGCTGCGCGGCATCTGGGATGTGCGCTTCAGTGGCGCCGAGGCTGGCCTGGACGGCCTGCCCTTGGAAGGGGTGCAGATGCTGCTCGATGTCGGCCCGACGGGTCGCTCGCTGCGTGGTTTTGTCGACGTGGCTGAGCGCCTGCGCGGCAGTGAGCCGCCGCACTACCGCGTGCTCGGCGAGCTGGTCGCCGCCGATGCCGGCAAGGTTCGCTGGCGTCTGGTGCCGGTTGGGGCGTCGGCGCCCAGCCATGAGCTGGAGGCGACCCTTGATGAGGTCTGGGCCTCTTGGGGCAACGCTGGCACGGGCACCCTGACCGGGCGCATCCGCCGCATCGACCGGCCTTTGTTGAGCACTGAGCCGGACAACCACTTCGTCGCCAGCAAACGCGCTTTCCCCGAGGCACGCCAGGTCACGCCGCTGGCGCCGGCGCTGATGGCCTGGCTGAACTCCCCCGAGCACCGCCTGTTCCACCAGGTGTGGCATGCCACCCGCGACAAGTGGCATCGCCTGGACGATCACAAGCGGGATGGCCTGCGCGGTGCCGGCTGGCAACCTGGCCCGCGTGACGCCGAGCGTGGCGCACGTGGGCGGCGCAAGCACCTCAATGGTTCGGGCGAGGATTTCTTCTTCATGCACCGGCACATGCTGGGGCACGCCCGCGGCCTGCAGCCTGACCTGCCGAACTGGACACAGCTGCCGCTGCCGTCGCCGCAGCTCGAATACGACCGGTTGGGGTTCATCCGCTATCAGGAAAACCATGACGGCAACTCGGTGCCGCCGGCCTGGGTCGCGGCAGATGATGAAGAGCTGAGCCAGTGGCTGCATGGCGTCAAGGCGGCGGAGACTTTCTTCAGCAATTTCCAGGTCTGGGAATCGCAATACCAGGACCCGGACTACCTCAGCCGCCTGACCCTGGGGCAGTTCGGTTCGGAAGTGGAGATGAACATTCACGACTGGCTACACATACGTTGGGCCACGGTCACCCGCGACCCGTCCAACGGCATGCCGGTTATGGGTGACCGCGAGCAGACGGACTACGCGGCACGCTGGTTCCGTGAGGAAAACGACTTCCTTGGCGACCCGTTCTCGTCCCATGTGAATCCGGTGTTCTGGCGTTTCCATGGCTGGATCGACGACCGCATCGAGGACTGGTACCGGGCCCACGAGCGCGCCCACCCGGGGGAAGTGCAGCGGCGTGAGGTCAATGGTGTGTCGTGGTTTGCGCCGGGGCGTTGGGTGCAGGTTGGCGACCCTTGGCTTGGGCCGATGACCCATGGGTGTGGGGGGATTTCCGATGCCGGGGGCGGTGCTGGGGAGATGGAGGTCGAAGCGATGAAGCTGGCGTTGCGCATTGCCTTCAGTGGTGAGCGGGATGTTGGCGACCTGCTGCGGCGGACGCCGCGCAGGCCTTGGTATGCGCGGCATATGAAGTTGCCGGAGGGGTCGGTTTAG
- a CDS encoding TonB-dependent siderophore receptor has product MSITTVSPLARAVRSKSLALLTPSLLACALAASMSAHAEPVQLNIPSQGLVGALNTLAKQADLQLLYSPETVRNTTAPAVRGNMEPEQALRLLLRDSGLTYQIDGHTVILNGASGSSSAMELGPLNINANALNATSEGTNSYAARAVTIGKGVHTLKETPQSVTVMTRKMLDDQNLNTLEQVLDKTPGITTYDSPMGGKYFYSRGFNLDGQYQYDGVPLDVGGNYVQANSFSSDMAFYDRVEILKGAAGMMKGSGSSAGGVNFVRKRGQEKAHTSVTLSAGSWDNYRSQVDVGGPLNESGTVRGRAVAALQDKQYFYDNSKRQDRIAYGAIDWDVTPVTTLGFGLAYEDVDATPCYHGLPRYADGSDLKLSRSTCLGASWNDLQSERITAFADAKHRFNDDWSLNFASVYTHNNQNIEYGYSEGSVPVGATTGAMGRYSGRFDYDQDDYGFDSYIDGKFEAFGLEHELIVGVNASRQKNHDYFALLALSGRQNPFDPSDNFPHPSKADYQTGTIRGGPFPTDSTTSQWGTYANLRLKLAEPLTLVLGTRVSWYRNNRDSYTQRWDTWEHIRSQENGEVTPFGALLYDLNDQWTAYASYAQIFQPQGNLTTADGQSLQPKTGGSYELGIKGELLDGQLNTSFNLFRTIEDHRAETDYENVCAGSSDGYCYTDSGKVRAQGFEAEISGSPIDRLQLLAGYTYTQTKYLKTINDTDPTELNFTSSFIPRHMLKVWGDYQLDGALDRWTIGAGVSSQSDNFRRQGNIRIEQPGYTLWSGRVQYRLDEHWTVAVNGNNLFDKKYYSTIGATGWGNYYGEPRNFMLTLKGDF; this is encoded by the coding sequence ATGTCCATTACCACGGTTTCGCCGCTCGCCCGGGCGGTTCGCAGCAAATCACTGGCATTGCTCACCCCGTCGCTGCTGGCCTGTGCGCTGGCAGCTTCGATGAGCGCCCACGCCGAGCCCGTGCAACTGAATATCCCTTCTCAAGGGCTGGTCGGGGCACTCAACACACTGGCCAAACAGGCCGACCTGCAACTGCTCTACAGCCCGGAAACCGTGCGCAACACCACCGCACCGGCAGTCCGCGGCAACATGGAGCCGGAACAGGCGCTGCGCCTGCTGCTGCGTGACAGCGGCCTGACCTACCAGATCGACGGCCACACGGTAATCCTCAATGGCGCATCGGGTTCGTCTTCGGCGATGGAGCTGGGGCCGCTCAACATCAATGCCAATGCACTGAACGCCACGAGTGAGGGGACCAACTCGTACGCCGCGCGCGCCGTGACCATTGGCAAAGGCGTGCACACCCTGAAGGAAACGCCGCAGTCGGTCACCGTCATGACCCGCAAGATGCTCGATGACCAGAACCTCAACACCCTCGAGCAGGTGCTGGACAAGACGCCCGGCATCACCACCTACGACTCGCCCATGGGCGGCAAGTACTTCTACTCGCGCGGTTTCAACCTCGACGGCCAGTACCAGTACGACGGCGTACCGCTGGATGTGGGCGGCAACTACGTGCAGGCCAACAGCTTTTCCAGCGACATGGCGTTCTATGACCGCGTCGAGATCCTCAAGGGCGCGGCCGGCATGATGAAGGGCTCCGGCTCCTCGGCCGGTGGCGTCAACTTCGTGCGCAAGCGTGGCCAGGAAAAGGCCCACACTTCTGTAACCTTGTCCGCTGGCAGCTGGGACAACTACCGCAGCCAGGTGGACGTGGGCGGCCCGCTGAACGAGTCGGGTACCGTGCGTGGCCGCGCCGTGGCGGCGCTGCAGGACAAACAGTACTTCTACGACAATTCCAAGCGCCAGGACCGCATCGCCTACGGCGCCATCGACTGGGACGTGACCCCCGTCACCACCCTGGGCTTTGGCCTGGCGTACGAGGATGTCGACGCCACGCCCTGCTACCACGGCCTGCCGCGCTATGCCGACGGCAGCGACCTGAAGCTGTCCCGCTCGACCTGCCTGGGTGCCAGCTGGAACGACCTGCAGAGCGAGCGCATCACCGCCTTCGCCGACGCCAAGCACCGCTTCAACGATGACTGGTCGCTGAACTTCGCGTCGGTCTACACCCACAACAACCAGAACATCGAGTACGGCTACTCCGAAGGTTCGGTGCCGGTGGGCGCCACCACCGGGGCGATGGGCCGCTACTCCGGCCGCTTCGATTACGACCAGGACGACTACGGCTTCGATAGCTACATCGACGGTAAATTCGAGGCGTTCGGCCTGGAGCACGAGCTGATCGTCGGTGTGAACGCCAGCCGCCAGAAGAACCACGACTACTTCGCCCTGCTGGCCTTGAGCGGCAGGCAAAACCCTTTCGACCCGTCGGATAACTTCCCGCATCCGTCGAAGGCCGACTACCAGACCGGCACCATCCGCGGCGGCCCGTTCCCGACCGACTCCACCACCAGCCAGTGGGGCACCTATGCCAACCTGCGCCTGAAACTGGCCGAGCCGCTCACCCTGGTGCTGGGCACCCGCGTCAGCTGGTACCGCAACAACCGCGATTCCTACACCCAGCGCTGGGACACCTGGGAGCATATCCGCAGCCAGGAAAACGGCGAGGTCACCCCGTTCGGCGCTCTGCTCTACGACCTGAACGACCAGTGGACCGCCTACGCCAGCTATGCGCAGATCTTCCAGCCACAAGGCAACCTGACCACTGCCGATGGGCAATCGCTGCAGCCCAAGACCGGCGGCAGCTATGAGCTCGGCATCAAGGGCGAGCTGCTCGACGGCCAGCTGAACACCTCGTTCAACCTGTTCCGCACCATCGAAGACCACCGCGCCGAAACCGACTACGAGAATGTCTGTGCCGGTTCCAGCGATGGCTACTGCTACACCGACAGCGGCAAGGTACGCGCCCAGGGCTTCGAGGCCGAGATCAGCGGTTCGCCGATCGATCGCCTGCAGTTGCTGGCCGGCTACACCTACACCCAGACCAAGTACCTGAAGACCATCAACGATACCGACCCGACCGAGCTGAACTTCACTTCCAGCTTCATTCCGCGGCACATGCTCAAGGTCTGGGGTGACTACCAGCTTGATGGCGCGCTGGATCGCTGGACCATCGGTGCCGGGGTGTCCAGCCAGAGCGACAACTTCCGCCGCCAAGGCAACATCCGCATCGAGCAGCCCGGCTACACCCTGTGGAGCGGCCGCGTGCAGTACCGCCTGGACGAGCACTGGACAGTGGCGGTCAATGGCAACAACCTGTTCGACAAGAAGTACTACTCCACCATCGGTGCTACCGGCTGGGGTAACTACTACGGCGAGCCACGCAACTTCATGCTGACCCTCAAGGGCGATTTCTGA
- a CDS encoding DUF3077 domain-containing protein, whose product MTTDDTQFTVGKTTFFQGEHQTHPLFRIEPGIPCRDAREQASELMGYVRELTIIGLMDEKPMMIWASHYLSAMAKALMDDAELGMTR is encoded by the coding sequence ATGACCACAGACGACACCCAATTCACTGTCGGCAAAACCACCTTCTTCCAAGGCGAACACCAGACCCATCCCCTGTTCCGCATCGAGCCAGGCATTCCCTGCCGGGATGCCCGCGAGCAGGCCTCGGAATTGATGGGCTATGTAAGAGAGTTGACCATCATCGGCCTGATGGATGAGAAACCGATGATGATCTGGGCATCCCACTATCTCAGTGCCATGGCCAAGGCACTGATGGATGATGCTGAACTGGGCATGACACGCTAA
- a CDS encoding cyclic peptide export ABC transporter, producing the protein MNQSTPGALRELLGLLKPYRLIVAFAVGLGIVGGFCITLLLANINNLLHAPGALSWGVVLAFAGICLVALASSIASDIGTNYVGQHVIAGLRRDLGEKVLSAPIEQIERYRSHRLIPVLTHDVDTISDFAFAFAPLAISLSVTLGCLGYLAQLSWPMFLIAALAVLIGTAVQYIARIRGIRGFNEAREAEDELQKHYDGVASGAKELRISRPRRQRMFNERISRTANFIRDTHVRSINIFVIAKSLGSMLFFVVIGLVLALQQAQLVSDPKVTSGFVLVLLYMKGPLEHLVSTLPIVSRAQIAFRRIAELSRQFSSPEPHLLLDAAEVPNQQIRSLELRDVRFAFPPVEGAAPFALGPINLRIEQGDILFIVGENGCGKTTLIKLLLGLYAPHEGEIVLDGQAVTASNRDDYRQLFTTVFADYYLFDDLLQDGQALPEDAGKYLQRLEIAHKVQIRDGAFTTTDLSTGQRKRLALVNAWLEKRPVLVFDEWAADQDPTFRRIFYTELLPELKRLGKTIIVISHDDRYFDVADHLLRLRNGKRVEKEITEFSH; encoded by the coding sequence ATGAACCAATCGACCCCTGGCGCACTTCGCGAACTCCTCGGCTTGCTCAAACCCTACCGGCTGATCGTCGCCTTTGCCGTCGGGCTGGGCATCGTCGGCGGCTTCTGCATCACCTTGCTGCTGGCCAACATCAACAACCTGCTGCATGCCCCCGGCGCCCTGAGCTGGGGCGTGGTGCTGGCGTTCGCCGGTATCTGTCTGGTGGCGCTGGCCTCCTCCATCGCCTCGGACATCGGCACCAACTACGTAGGTCAGCATGTGATCGCCGGCTTGCGCCGCGACCTGGGCGAGAAGGTACTCAGTGCCCCCATCGAACAGATCGAGCGCTACCGCAGCCACCGCCTGATTCCGGTACTGACCCATGACGTCGACACCATCAGCGACTTCGCCTTCGCCTTCGCGCCGCTGGCCATCTCGCTGTCGGTGACCCTGGGCTGCCTGGGTTACCTGGCGCAGCTGTCGTGGCCGATGTTCCTGATCGCCGCCCTTGCCGTGCTGATCGGTACTGCCGTGCAGTACATCGCACGCATCCGTGGCATCCGCGGTTTCAACGAAGCCCGCGAGGCCGAAGACGAACTGCAGAAGCACTACGACGGTGTCGCCTCGGGCGCCAAGGAACTGCGCATCAGCCGTCCGCGTCGCCAGCGCATGTTCAATGAGCGCATCAGTCGCACGGCTAACTTTATCCGTGACACCCATGTGCGCTCGATCAACATTTTCGTCATCGCCAAGAGCCTGGGCTCGATGCTGTTCTTCGTGGTCATCGGCCTGGTGCTGGCCCTGCAGCAGGCCCAGTTGGTCAGCGACCCCAAGGTCACCAGCGGCTTCGTGCTGGTGCTGCTGTACATGAAAGGGCCGCTGGAGCACCTGGTCTCGACCCTGCCGATCGTCAGCCGTGCGCAGATCGCCTTCCGCCGCATCGCCGAGCTGTCGCGCCAGTTCTCCTCCCCGGAGCCGCACCTGCTGCTCGACGCCGCCGAAGTACCCAATCAGCAGATCCGCAGCCTTGAACTGCGTGACGTGCGCTTCGCCTTCCCACCAGTAGAGGGCGCAGCGCCGTTTGCCCTGGGGCCGATCAACCTGCGCATCGAACAGGGCGACATTCTGTTCATCGTCGGCGAGAACGGCTGCGGCAAGACAACCCTGATCAAATTGCTGCTGGGCCTGTACGCACCACACGAAGGCGAAATCGTACTGGACGGCCAAGCCGTCACCGCCAGCAACCGCGACGACTATCGCCAGCTGTTCACCACGGTATTCGCCGACTACTACCTGTTCGATGACCTGCTGCAGGACGGCCAGGCCCTGCCCGAGGATGCCGGCAAGTACCTGCAACGCCTGGAGATCGCGCACAAGGTGCAGATCCGCGACGGCGCCTTCACCACCACCGACCTGTCCACCGGCCAGCGCAAGCGCCTGGCGCTGGTCAACGCCTGGCTGGAGAAACGCCCGGTGCTGGTGTTCGACGAATGGGCCGCCGACCAGGACCCGACATTCCGCCGCATTTTCTACACCGAACTGCTGCCGGAACTGAAGCGTCTGGGCAAGACCATCATCGTCATCAGCCACGACGACCGCTACTTCGACGTGGCCGATCACCTGCTGCGTTTGCGCAACGGCAAGCGGGTGGAAAAAGAAATCACAGAATTTTCACATTGA
- a CDS encoding alpha/beta hydrolase has product MLHPELEAFLDLAEANADNAPFHQMSPEEARRVFQQSTEQLRWAAPTGLAVEALQAPARDGAVIPLRLYRPPQATAPLPVLVYFHGGGFVVGSLDSHDGVCRELCARSGCAVLAVGYRLAPEHRFPVALEDGQDTLAWLASQAKRLALDSARVAFGGDSAGATLATVLAIEAARAGERAVLKPRAQLLCYPVTDASRQSVSRTLFGEGYLLESDTLEWFYDHYARTPQDRQDWRFSPLLAEDLSGVAPAIVALAGLDPLLDEGRAYAERLREAGVEVELVELPGLTHDLLRMASVLPDVLQVHERLCAALGRALG; this is encoded by the coding sequence ATGCTGCATCCTGAACTTGAAGCTTTTCTCGACCTGGCTGAAGCCAACGCTGACAACGCGCCGTTTCATCAGATGAGCCCTGAAGAGGCTCGCCGGGTCTTCCAGCAGTCCACCGAGCAACTGCGCTGGGCTGCGCCCACGGGCTTGGCGGTCGAAGCGCTGCAAGCGCCGGCCAGGGACGGCGCGGTTATCCCGCTGCGCCTGTATCGGCCGCCACAGGCAACGGCCCCGCTGCCGGTGCTGGTGTATTTCCACGGCGGCGGTTTTGTCGTCGGCAGCCTCGACAGCCACGATGGCGTGTGCCGTGAGCTATGCGCTCGTTCCGGTTGTGCCGTGTTGGCGGTGGGCTACCGGCTGGCACCAGAGCATCGTTTCCCGGTCGCCCTGGAGGATGGCCAGGATACCTTGGCCTGGTTGGCCAGCCAGGCCAAGCGCCTGGCCTTGGACAGTGCGCGTGTGGCCTTCGGTGGCGACAGCGCCGGGGCGACCCTGGCCACGGTGCTGGCGATCGAAGCGGCGCGCGCGGGGGAGCGAGCGGTGCTCAAGCCCCGTGCCCAGCTGCTGTGCTACCCGGTTACCGACGCCAGCCGGCAGAGTGTTTCGCGCACGCTGTTTGGTGAGGGCTATCTGCTGGAGAGCGATACCCTGGAATGGTTCTACGACCATTACGCACGCACCCCGCAGGACCGCCAAGACTGGCGTTTCTCGCCGCTGCTGGCCGAGGACCTGAGCGGTGTGGCGCCGGCCATCGTCGCCCTGGCCGGGCTCGATCCGCTGTTGGATGAAGGCCGGGCTTATGCCGAGCGGTTGCGCGAGGCGGGGGTTGAGGTCGAGCTGGTGGAGTTGCCTGGGTTGACCCATGACCTGCTGCGCATGGCTTCGGTACTGCCGGATGTGCTGCAGGTGCATGAGCGGTTGTGTGCGGCGTTGGGCAGGGCGTTGGGGTAG
- the pvdN gene encoding pyoverdine-tailoring periplasmic protein PvdN, translated as MNDRRRFLKQAGLLAAALPLTGSFAQTALAAAPAAKPGQGKWQALRQQFDLDPAYLHFCNFLLASHPRVVSEAIARFRARLDQNPGEMVDWDREELWGYENDVRAWAGRYFGVQPGQVALTGSTTEGLSMIYGGLQVAPGKEILVSAHEHYSTNTRLEYREQMMGTRVRRVALFKDPQLASVDEMLGNIRQAIRPETRVLGMTWVQSGSGVKLPIREVGELVKTVNQSRDEQDRIIYVVDGVHGFGIEDVTFADFNCDYFIAGTHKWLFGPRGTGVIIAREEKPQPYLVPSLPTFTKGENFGTLMTPGGYHAFDHRLALGKAFELHLQLGKADVQARVHQLNDYLKQRLAEHTKVQMVTPRSSQLSAGFTFFRVEGRDCDAVARHLMANKVISDAVDRDVGPVVRLAPSLLNDEAEIDRVMAILTPQLA; from the coding sequence ATGAACGACCGTCGCCGCTTTCTCAAGCAGGCTGGCCTGCTCGCCGCCGCCCTGCCCTTGACCGGCAGCTTTGCCCAGACCGCACTGGCAGCCGCGCCTGCGGCGAAACCCGGCCAGGGCAAATGGCAAGCCCTGCGCCAGCAGTTCGACCTGGATCCGGCCTACCTGCACTTCTGCAATTTCCTGCTGGCCTCCCACCCCCGTGTGGTCAGCGAGGCCATCGCCCGCTTCCGCGCGCGGCTGGACCAGAACCCGGGCGAAATGGTCGACTGGGACCGCGAAGAACTCTGGGGTTATGAAAATGACGTGCGCGCCTGGGCCGGTCGCTACTTCGGCGTGCAACCAGGCCAGGTGGCCCTGACCGGCAGCACCACCGAAGGTTTGTCGATGATCTACGGCGGCCTGCAGGTGGCGCCGGGCAAGGAGATCCTGGTCAGCGCCCACGAGCACTACTCCACCAACACCCGCCTCGAATACCGCGAGCAGATGATGGGCACCCGAGTGCGCCGTGTGGCGCTGTTCAAAGACCCGCAGCTGGCCTCGGTGGACGAGATGCTGGGCAATATCCGCCAGGCCATCCGCCCCGAAACCCGCGTGCTGGGCATGACCTGGGTGCAGTCCGGCAGCGGCGTCAAGCTGCCGATCCGCGAAGTCGGCGAACTGGTGAAAACCGTCAACCAAAGCCGCGACGAGCAGGACCGGATCATCTACGTGGTCGACGGCGTGCACGGCTTCGGCATCGAGGACGTAACCTTCGCCGACTTCAACTGCGACTATTTCATCGCCGGTACCCACAAGTGGCTGTTCGGCCCACGCGGCACCGGCGTGATCATCGCCCGCGAAGAAAAGCCGCAGCCGTACCTGGTGCCCAGCTTGCCGACCTTCACCAAGGGCGAGAACTTCGGCACCTTGATGACCCCCGGCGGCTACCACGCCTTCGACCACCGCCTGGCCCTGGGCAAGGCGTTCGAACTACACCTGCAACTGGGCAAGGCCGATGTCCAGGCCCGCGTGCACCAGCTCAACGACTACCTCAAGCAGCGCCTCGCCGAGCACACCAAGGTGCAGATGGTGACGCCACGCAGCAGCCAGCTGTCCGCAGGCTTCACCTTCTTCCGCGTCGAAGGCCGCGATTGTGACGCCGTCGCCCGCCACCTGATGGCCAACAAGGTGATCAGCGACGCCGTGGACCGTGACGTCGGCCCAGTGGTGCGCCTGGCCCCGAGCCTGCTCAACGACGAAGCCGAAATCGACCGGGTGATGGCCATCCTCACCCCGCAACTCGCCTGA
- a CDS encoding formylglycine-generating enzyme family protein: MHMFKPLALVAALLASAPAFAADAHAPGKTFKDCKDCPEMVVLPAGSFTMGVPDDEVGRQPDEGPMHTVTFAKPFAISQFQVQAKQLQAWQRDAKVTLPDGDDRPGRRCTNGKPSYPQGPDQPAVCISYDEVKAYVAWLSKKTGKHYRMLSEAEREYGARAGTSGPFPFPFDEGKEYSIAKHANTYGAADGYNYTSPAGSFPANAFGLYDMHGNVYEWVADCMHDNYVGAPSDGSAWMEASCEYNHIRGNDYSEAPVFSRSGNRNYREPYVRGDWLGFRVAREL; the protein is encoded by the coding sequence ATGCACATGTTCAAGCCCCTGGCCCTGGTGGCCGCCCTGCTCGCCAGCGCCCCGGCCTTCGCCGCCGACGCGCACGCACCTGGCAAGACGTTCAAGGACTGCAAGGATTGCCCCGAGATGGTCGTGCTGCCCGCCGGCAGTTTCACCATGGGCGTACCCGATGACGAAGTCGGCCGCCAGCCGGACGAAGGCCCGATGCACACCGTGACCTTTGCCAAGCCCTTCGCCATCAGCCAGTTCCAGGTGCAGGCCAAACAGCTGCAGGCCTGGCAGCGCGACGCCAAGGTCACCCTCCCCGACGGCGACGACCGCCCGGGCCGGCGTTGCACCAACGGCAAGCCCAGCTACCCGCAAGGCCCCGACCAGCCGGCGGTGTGCATCAGCTACGACGAGGTCAAGGCCTACGTCGCCTGGCTGTCGAAGAAGACCGGCAAGCACTACCGCATGCTCAGCGAAGCCGAGCGCGAATACGGTGCCCGCGCAGGCACCAGCGGCCCGTTCCCGTTCCCCTTCGATGAAGGCAAGGAATACAGCATCGCCAAGCATGCCAACACCTATGGCGCCGCCGACGGCTACAACTACACCTCGCCCGCCGGCAGCTTCCCGGCCAACGCCTTCGGCCTGTACGACATGCATGGCAACGTCTACGAATGGGTCGCCGACTGCATGCACGACAATTACGTCGGCGCCCCCAGCGACGGCAGCGCCTGGATGGAAGCGAGCTGCGAGTACAACCACATCCGTGGCAATGATTACAGCGAAGCGCCGGTGTTCTCCCGCTCCGGCAACCGCAACTACCGCGAACCCTACGTGCGCGGCGACTGGCTGGGCTTCCGGGTAGCCCGCGAGCTCTGA